The Triticum aestivum cultivar Chinese Spring chromosome 5A, IWGSC CS RefSeq v2.1, whole genome shotgun sequence genomic sequence tatacgggggcaaggggacaCCTCATGACACACacgttgatcttcgtgatcgttccttagccgtgtgcggtgcccccttccaccatattccacctcggtcatatcgtagcagtgcttaggcaaagccctgcgtcggtagaacatcatcaccgtcatcacgctgtcgtgctgacgaaattctccctcaacactcggctggatcggagctcgagggacgtcaccgagttgaacgtgtgcagaactcgaaggtaccgtacgttcggtacttggatcggtcggatcgggcagacgtacgactacttcctctacgttgtgtcaacgcttccgttgccggtctacgagggtacgtagactacactctcccctctcgttgctatgcatcaccatgattttgcgtgtgcgtaggaatttttttgaaattactacgttccccaacaagatgaaTAGCAAATGCCCGAAAGAAAAGGTGCATCATGTAATTAGCAATATGAAGATACATGGTACCTCCTCCGTTTGTAAAATTTACAATGCTTTTCATTGTTATTTCTATATAAACAaaacatatagcactcttgcaatcaTATTCGACTTATTTGTCCGGTCATGCACTCTTTTGATCAAATGTATTATTTGGTGGCTCCAGCCACTTCGATAAGAATCTAAAGAGGTAGGTGGAAATGCTCTAGCTGCCAACATTTTCAATGTTTGAACCAGTGAGTGTCCTTAATAGGTTTGTCATTGTAGAGAGAGAGAGTTATGTCGATGGGGATAAATAACTAAATGAGTCGGTAAATTTGCATGACTTATGGTTAGGTAGCGTATGTCGTGAACTATTTTTCTTATTTTGCAGAAAAATGAATCTGTTTgccttctttttttgcggggaactAATCTCTTTTGCACTTGTGATAAAAGATCCTCGTGTCCAATTAGCGTTGGTATGaatgttttttttttgaacttttggTAGGACTGCTCTATATCGCTAGTCTAGtgatagatttttattttattttgagaaaAGACTAGTGACAGATGCAAGATCTCATATTCCCTCTTGGAAGTCTTTGCATGTTTTCCGGGTGGGACATAGCGCACACTTTAAGCTGCCTTGGGGTTCTGCACATTCTTACCTTTTTTTTTTGAGCAACTTACACATTCTTACTTTTTTTTGGAGGGTTACTTTTTTTTGAGAAAATTTTGGAGGGTTACTTGCACATTCTTACTAGCGCTGTAAGAATGTGCAAAGCCCATGGCCCATGGCCCATGTAATTGCGGCGAGAAGGCCTGGTCGTCCATATGCACGTCCGGGCTGTGGCCGGCCTTCCCCTTCCGCGCATCGGCGACCACTTCGCTAGTTTGCTGCAGCGTGGGGAGTGGATCTCCGGCGAGAGCAAGACTAGCTCCGATGGCGAGCCGAGGCGGATACGCCTGGGCCCTCGCGGCGGGCCTCAACGCCGCGCTCGCCGCCATCTCCGCCAAGTTCTTCGCGCCCATGGTACCGAACCAATCCTCTCTCCTTTCCCTCCGATCTGAACTTCttctcaccttacctgcaagtctGCAGCCCCCTTAATTTAGGTTGCTCCAGCCTCCCGGACGGTACATGAATCTCCGACATAGCTGTCCCGAGTTACCAGTTAGCGAATTCGATAGCGAGTGTGGGCCTGTGACCTTATAACTGGTAGAAGCAAGACTGAATTCAAGCTGAAATCGCGATTTATTTCATGGTGAAATTACTCCCTGTGTTGACTAGCATAACATGAAGGGTACAGTAGCTTGGGATCAGCACTTAAAGGGTTCAGTTTCTCCTAGATTGAGATCAGTGCTGCCTGCTTGAAATTTTTTGACAAAATTTCCCCTGCTTCGGAACACAGGGCTGACGATGACTGTCACTGACTGTGATCTTGCCTTCCTCAGTTGCTCAAATACGGAATGGTGATACTTTTCAACGTGACAATGTGGGGGTGCTACGTGAACAGCCTCAAAGCTTTGTCGTCCCTCCAGGCAACGGTCACCAACTTCGCCGCCAACTTCATCTCGTCAGGTCTTGCAGGGTATTTCCTGTTTCAGGAACCTCTGCCTTCTAAGGTACttcctccgttcagaaatataagatgttttggatatttcagtatggactacatacagactgaaatgagtgaacaaacacactaaagcTTGTCTATATTcatccgattcagaaaaaagttagaacatcttatatttgtgaacagagggagtactattttaacAATTCTCCATTTTCCGTAATGGCAGTAGTGCATGTTAAGGAAGCCTTTAATTTTATTTCCATTGGTTTGTGATCTCCTTTAAAATCAGCAATTTCCTTAAACAACTCGCTTCTTGCTCAATTGGAGTGGACATTCCATAACATAAAGATGACCAATTTTTGCTATATCATTGAGTAGTTACTGCAGATGACATACATAGATGCTGCTAAATTTTGACAGATTTGATGACTTAATTTTGCtaatttttggaattattttttCACTTAACTGCACTCAGCATTTTTAACTTGGAGCTATGTCCATACAGTGGTTTGCAGGTGCCAGTCTGATCATTCTTGGTGTGTTCATCCTCAGCAAATCAAGTATTGAGGAGAAAGTGAACTCTGATTGATTGGGAGTTGCTACCAGTCTGTTAGCTGGGACATAAATTTTGCAAGCTTATTCCTATATTTCCAGTGGCTGTGTGCTCGTCCTGATGCAATGCTAAGTATCCGAAAATAATGTGTGCATTTGGTCTCAGCTCATCCACTAACATGTACACTAGTACAGTTTAAGATACACCACCCAATTTGTAACGGTTTAAGATACACCACCCAATTTGTAATTTGTAAGTAAGAAGTGAGCACATGATCTAAGAGTTGCTTGCTTTGGTTTCAACGGGAGGGCATTCAAACTGTTGTAGCATTATCGGTGGATCTTTTTTGTTCTTTGCATTTCTCCTGTTGTAAATTTGTGACATCACAGTTAAGTTGATTACTTATTATTTCTAGTTTGTCTATTGTCTCTGGTGCCATCTTCTGATACTGTGTAGGGTTTTCCATGATGAAACAATTCAAGTTTATGGTTGAAGCAGTCATCCATCCAGCATTTGCTAGGTATATCCTGATCAGCCCTAGCCATAGCCGGTATGAACAACAGTTTGATAGATATTCTGGATGCTATTTCAAATCCGGGAAAACTGCTGTTGGTACTGCTGTAACGATCATTAGCATTTCAGTTGCTGTGCCCTTTGTGTTAGCATGTGTCTTTAGCATTACAAGATCCCTTTCCACAGTGGCTCCTGAAGGACTGTTCATGTTGCTCCGGTACAAGAGTCATTCGTCAGGTGCACCATCGACAGCAGCTTTGCATTCACCATGCCTCCCTGAGACAGCAAAATATGTTTTCGTGTCAACATCTTGCGCATTTGTTTAGCCGTTCCATTCATCTACAGGAGAATGTGTTCCGCAGTTTGCTGATAGGTGAAGTTTCGTCATCAGTATGAGCGACAGCATCATATTGTCAGTGAGGAAGTTCATGTGTGGTCAAAATACCATGTTTCATGGCATTGGTCAAAATTGGCGCTTTTCTAAGTTTATTCAGCAACTTGCTTCCTGGTAAGAGTGGTAATATCAATATCATAATGAGTATTCATTGCTGACAGTAAAGATAAATTCAATGACTtgtttttgctaaattttgtagtgCTTATTTTGTATTGCCCTGGCTTTGGAGATAAATGTTACTGAATTTTTTGCTGGTTTAATTATTTAGTTTTGTGAGATTTTGGAAACTTTTTTTTTTGTTTACTACGCTGCACTCAGCTTTTTGACTTGGGAGCTTATTTCTTAGAAAATTTGAATTGGAAGCTTTCTACATACAGTGGTTTGCAAGTGCCAGTCTGATCACTCTTGGTGTTTTTATCCTCAGCAAAGCAAGCGTTGAGAACAAACCGAACCCTGATTAGGTGGGAAATTTCTGGCACAGAGTGTTTGTTGTACCATAATCTATGTCAGCTTATAAGGGTGAACTCATCTGTGCTACTGATATGCCAAGATTTTGACCATTTGGTCAATACATTGTGCCAGTTATGTTTTGTACTTCTGCTCGTCTACTAACTGTGACTGATATACCCGCAAGGTGCCCCTGGAGGTGAGGCCCATCACATGTTTTGTAATTTGTAAGTATGAACAAGCGATCTAAGAATTGTTTGCTTTGATTTCAGGGGGAGGACGTTCAAACTGCTGTAGTACTATCTACGAGGGACGTTTCCCATGGTAAATTTGTGGCATCACAGTTAAGCTGGTCTCACTATTTCTTGTCATGAGTCTTGCTGGCGCTGCTACATCTGATGCTGTACAGTGTGTTCCCTGGTGAATAGTAGGGACGATAGAAGCAGCCACCCTTCCATCATAAGCGATTAAGCGCATGTCCTGTCAGTCCTCGCCCTAGATCGTCCATTGCCCATATGAACAGTTCGATAGGTACTCAGAATGCCAATTTAATGCAATAGGTAATGTTGGATTGAAATCCAACGGCTGCCCTCGTGTTCCCCCTCCAGCCCAGCCTGAGCTTCTACATTCTCCTTCTTCCTCCACCCTGACCCAACCACCTCCACGCCCCTAAGCATATGCCGCCGTCACTGTGGCCAGCGGGCACTGCTGTGGCGCCAGCCCTCGTGTCTCCATCACTCCCAGCC encodes the following:
- the LOC123108273 gene encoding uncharacterized protein; amino-acid sequence: MASRGGYAWALAAGLNAALAAISAKFFAPMLLKYGMVILFNVTMWGCYVNSLKALSSLQATVTNFAANFISSGLAGYFLFQEPLPSKWFAGASLIILGVFILSKSSIEEKVNSD